In one Diceros bicornis minor isolate mBicDic1 chromosome 2, mDicBic1.mat.cur, whole genome shotgun sequence genomic region, the following are encoded:
- the TMEM89 gene encoding transmembrane protein 89, giving the protein MLGEEEGGGKEALLLSWAPSLPSSPDLEPGPPCFLARLPPHERQWAQLEPAAWSLACPWGRGVCLLPGAQVPQALAAAMLLAQSFLLVLLLLAVPAPTHAWSRPLWYQVGLDLQPWGCQPDSMESCWESLGCPGHLMGLGVNYVYPVAGVTVTTTMMLMIGRAVQRRWRLQVAKFEHPQVTTDPSGPWKQRTPMSDRALLLGVLHMLDALLVHIEGHLQHLATQQRTQIKGTPSQNG; this is encoded by the exons ATGTTAGGTGAAGAGGAGGGGGGTGGAAAGGAGGCGCTCCTTCTGTCCTGGGCCCCAAGCCTGCCATCCTCCCCAGACCTGGAACCCGGCCCCCCATGTTTTCTGGCCAGGCTGCCCCCCCATGAAAGGCAATGGGCCCAGCTGGAACCTGCTGCCTGGAGCCTGGCCTGCCcgtgggggaggggtgtgtgtcTGTTGCCAGGCGCCCAGGTTCCGCAGGCACTTGCCGCAGCTATGCTGCTAGCACAGTCCTTCCTGCTGGTGCTGCTCCTGCTGGCCGTGCCTGCCCCCACCCACGCCTGGTCACGGCCCCTGTGGTACCAGGTGGGGCTGGACTTACAGCCCTGGGGGTGCCAACCAGACAGCATGGAGAGTTGCTGGGAAAGCCTGGGCTGTCCCGGCCATTTGATGGGCCTGGGGGTGAACTATGTCTACCCCGTGGCTGGAGTCACGGTCACCACTACCATGATGCTGATGATCGGCCGTGCGGTGCAGCGGCGATGGCGTTTACAGGTTGCTAAGTTTGAG CATCCACAGGTGACTACTGATCCCTCTGGACCCTGGAAACAGCGGACCCCTATGTCAGACCGTGCCTTACTCCTCGGGGTCCTGCACATGCTAGATGCCCTCCTGGTCCACATCGAGGGCCACCTGCAGCATCTAGCTACTCAGCAGCGAACTCAAATAAAGGGGACTCCCTCCCAGAATGGGTGA